The following proteins are co-located in the Desulfoscipio sp. XC116 genome:
- a CDS encoding EamA family transporter gives MKTGNSTFSDPRVLLAYVTVCIVWGSTYLAIRVGVRDLPPALFAGFRFVVAGLVLLFFARIRGYKMPANRRDIVNSAIVGLFLLYGGNGLVVWSEQWLASGLAALLIATVPLFVALIDTIVPGGTPIGWLGWVGLLTGFSGVALLLAPGFELGGNQLSGMAGLIMAAFLWALGSVFSARRPVGGSIIYAIAVQALAGGIALSATGLFAGELSRFHPTAAGIGAMLYLIFIGTMAGYSAYIYILKAMPPAKASTYAYINPVVAVLLGYLILKEEITVRTIISAAVILGGVLLVQVSRTKVPVKPLHSEKLAAVSKGT, from the coding sequence ATGAAAACTGGAAATTCGACCTTTAGTGACCCTCGAGTATTACTTGCTTATGTAACCGTCTGCATAGTTTGGGGGTCTACCTATTTAGCCATAAGGGTGGGGGTTAGGGATTTACCCCCGGCTTTATTTGCAGGTTTTAGATTTGTTGTAGCCGGGCTTGTTTTGTTGTTCTTTGCCAGAATTAGGGGCTATAAAATGCCAGCTAACCGTCGCGATATAGTGAATTCCGCAATCGTAGGGTTGTTTCTGCTTTATGGCGGCAATGGTTTGGTGGTTTGGTCGGAACAATGGCTGGCCTCGGGTTTAGCTGCATTGCTTATAGCTACGGTACCTCTTTTTGTTGCACTAATTGACACAATAGTACCGGGCGGCACTCCTATAGGATGGCTTGGCTGGGTTGGCTTGCTTACCGGTTTTTCCGGTGTGGCGCTGCTTCTGGCACCGGGTTTTGAACTAGGGGGCAATCAGCTTTCCGGAATGGCTGGTTTAATTATGGCGGCTTTTCTTTGGGCGTTGGGTTCTGTTTTTTCGGCCCGCAGGCCTGTCGGTGGTTCGATTATTTATGCTATAGCGGTGCAGGCCCTGGCTGGTGGTATTGCCTTAAGCGCGACGGGTTTATTCGCCGGTGAATTGTCCCGATTTCACCCGACAGCGGCCGGAATTGGCGCTATGTTGTACCTGATCTTTATAGGCACCATGGCAGGCTATAGTGCTTATATATACATATTAAAAGCAATGCCGCCGGCCAAGGCGTCTACCTATGCTTACATAAATCCCGTGGTGGCGGTATTGCTGGGCTATCTTATTTTAAAAGAAGAGATTACGGTAAGGACTATCATATCTGCGGCGGTAATTCTGGGTGGTGTACTGCTGGTCCAGGTGTCAAGGACGAAAGTGCCTGTTAAGCCTCTCCATTCTGAAAAGTTAGCCGCTGTATCAAAGGGTACATAA